The genomic stretch GGCAGCCTTATATTTCAGAACTATGATTATCCGTCAAATATTATATATTAAAATGGTTGTTATGTCAATCCGTTCCTCGAAATCTCTTTGCTATACGGGCTTTCGGGCATGATGTCGGATCAAAAGACGTAAATATCAAATCGGGGTTTCTGGTGAAAATCGGTGGTCGATCCGGCCCGGTAGCGTCGAGGACGTGCAGGAACGCCGCCCGGAGGGGTGGGACCGGCCGTCCGCTTGATCCGGAGGGGCCGTTTTACCTTGCGCGGTTTGAGCGGTGACCGTTTCTGTATCCGTCGTCTCTTCACTCTTCGTGCGGAAGCCTCAGATTGCCTCCGGAAGGCGACTACGGTTCTGTGCCCGCGCTCCTCGTGCCGTATCGGGGATGGCCCTGCCGGCAGGCGGCCGGGGCGGCGGGTGCTGCACACCGTCTCGTTGCATGAAGCCCGGGGCCGGCCCGTTGCGCACGCCCGGATAAAAAAGAAACCTTATTCTGTCCATATTGTGACACTGTAGCAAACGAGGTGTATTCTATCCATGGAACTGAATGGCGTTACTATAGATGATACCTATGCAGAGGCGTTCCCGACCTGGGTGGCGCGGCCGATCATCACCGCGGTCACCGAGGAATGGGCGTACAAGGCGGCAGTGGAGGCCGTAGGGTTTGCCACCTCGACCATCGGGTGTCCTGCGGAGGCGGGTATCGACTGCTTCGTCTCCCCCGACGAGACTCCGGACGGCCGCCCCGGCTACGCGATCATGATCTGCGCGAGCAAGAAGAAGCTCAAAGAGCAGGTCGTGGAGCGCCTCGCCGAGTGCATCCTCACCGCCCCGACGACGGCGGTCTTCGACGGTCTTTCTGACGTCGTCGCCGAGGTCCCGGAGAAACTCCCGGTCAAGCTTCACTTCTTCGGCGACGGCTACGAGGAGAAGCGCGAGGTCGGCGGCAGGACGGTCTGGGCCATCCCGATCATGGAGGGCGAGTACATCGGCGAGGAGGAGTTCGGCGCCGTCAAGGGTGTTGCCGGCGGCAACTTCTTCATCATGGGCGAGAACCAGATGGCCGCACTCATGGCCGCTCAGGCTGCGGTCGACGCCATCAGCGGCGTCTGCGGTGTCATCACGCCCTTCCCCGGCGGTATCGTCGCGAGCGGCTCGAAGGTCGGGAGCAAGAAGTACAAGTTCATGGGCGCAAGCACGAACGAGGCCTACTGCCCGACGCTGAAGGATAAAGTCGAGGGCAGCAAGGTTCCCGAGGGCGTCAAGGCCATCTACGAGATCGTCATCGACGGCGTCGACGAGGACTCGATCAAGACCGCGATGGCCGAGGGCATCCGGGCGGCGACCAAGGTGCCGGGCGTGAAGTTCATCAGCGCCGGAAACTTCGGCGGCAGCCTCGGGCCGTTCAAGTTCGACCTGAAGGACGTCCTTGCGGACTACCTCTAAATCTCTTTTTTTTGTGGCGGTTCTTGAGGGGGCCGTCTGTTTGGTGCTGTTGGCGGGATCGATGGGCCTGGTAATTGATGGTGTCCCCGGTGTGATGGCGAAGCGATACCCTCTTGAAGCGATTCGAAATTTGCATGCTCCCCCTGTCCAATGACGCGGCTTCCCACCGGTTATCGCCATGACTGCCCCCGCCCCTGGGGGCGGGGAACGACTGCCGGAACAGCAGGAGTTCGAGCACCGTCAGGTGCGAATGAGGAGGCCGAAGGCCGGGTGGGGTGCGACGGACGGGATGTCTGGAGCTTGAGAAGACCGAAGGTATTCGAGTGGGGGTTACAGATGTCGGCGTACAAGGTAGAGACAGGGGAGGGGGGCTACACCCCCCTCGCACCTAACGGTGCTCAAGCTCGCTGCGCTCGCACTCCGCACCCTTCGGGTGCTCGAGCTCAGTTCCTACGGAACATCGCACTCCCCGTCACCCATCGATTCCTGCTAATGAACCGGCCCTCACATACCTCTCAACCACCCCACACCCCGGGGTCGCTCACCCGCGTGGAATAACCCCTTTCCCCTCTCGCCACCCCGCCGCAGCCCGATCTCCGCCGCCTCACCCTGCCCGATCGATCCCCTTAAATATCGTTATCAACGACATTCTTGTTAACGATAATTTCGGTGACATCATGATTACGCTCACACCCGATGACGTCAGGGCCCGGTTCGGGCGGTTGTTCTCGATGAAGTTCCTCACCATGGTCGACCAGAACGCCGGTCTCGCGGAGATCCGCGAGCATTGCCGGGCCCGGGGGACCATCGAGTGGGATGCGGCGAACCGGGTGCGGGCAAAGGGCGCGGTCGAGTCCTGCCACGTCGAGGGCACGACGATGACAATGCTTGCCCGCCTGGGCGTATCCCCCGCGAAGTTCGGGGCTGCCGGCCGGGAGATCGGCGGCCAGGCGCTCGAAGGGGTCGAGGTCGTCGGAGACGAGGTGGTGACGACCTGGTCGGGGATCGCCGGAGCAGGCGTCGGCGTCGCCGCCTGCCTGCCCCAGGCGCCGGGCGTGATCCGGGCGGAGTATCCCACCGAAGACGATCTCAAGATCGGCGGTGCCCGGGTCTGCCGGGTGCGGATCGTCTCGCCGCTCTACGAGAAGGTGACGATCGGGATCGATGACACCGACACCCGCGAGGAGGGCGCCACGTGGGTGCTCGCGCTCAAGTGCGCCGAAGCCTGCACGATCCCGGGGGTCGAGTACCTGGACATGCGTCTCGTGCAGTTGAACCCGGCGGTTCCGAAGAAGACCACCAACTGCGTCGGCTCCGCCCTGAACTTCGCCGTCCGGCCGGGGAAGGTGGACGAACTCCTCGAATACGTCCGCGACTTCGTCGAGTCGGGAGCGGTCAGCAACGATACCGGCATCGCCGTCTACCGCGGGATTGCGTTTGCCGGGGAATCGCCGTACCTGAAGAGGGTCAAGACCGAGCTCCTGACGGTCGACGACGCGGAGGCGGAGGCGGCACGGATGGGCGTCCGGTTCATCGACTCGACCGGGCGGAAGGGCAGAATCGGAGCGCTGGGTGCCGTTCTCTGGGGGAACAAGGGTGTGGAGGCGGCAGGGTTGTATGGAGAGACTCTCTGATCCGTATACGATACGGTATCCGCAGATCGTGGCGGTGGCCGACGAGAGCGGCGGGCAGGTGGAACTTGTCGAGTTCTTCGACTGCACCGGCGGCGCGATGTGGGTCAAGCGGCACTACGCGCAGAGCCCGCTCGTCCGCTCCGTCCGGACGGTGGGGTCGACCAACCGCTACCTTCTTGCTACCGGGAGCGCCGACCTCGCGCTCGAAGGCTCGGTCTTTCCGGCGGGGATCGCCGCCGTCATTGTCGAAGGAGACGAGATCGCCGTCACCTACCGTGGTCTCGGCGGCGGGGGCGTGGGGGCGTCGGTCTGCCGTGCCGGCGCTCGCGGCGTCATCCGCTGCGTAAGCGACCCTGCCGGCGGAGGGCGGCTCGCGGGCTCAACCGTCTGGCTTCCCCGGCTTGAGCGGGTGATCGTCGGGATCGACGACACCGACACCCCCGAAGAGGGTGCCACCTGGACGCTCGCGCACAACATCGCCCGTGCCGTCGAGGACGACCGGTCGCGCTACCTCTCCCATACCATCGTTCAGCTCTATCCTGTTCCCTACCGGACCAAGAACTGCGTCGCCATCGCCTGCGAGTTCGCAACTTCAGACCCTGCCGGGCTGATCAGGAACTATCGGGATCTCCTCGAAGAGTACACCCTCTCGGACGAGACCGGGATGGCGGTCTGGCGGGGGTTCGATCCCTCGCCGCTCGAAGAGTTCGGCTGCCGCGTGAAGCGCGGCGAGGTCTCCGCGGCCGACCTTGCCGCCCTCGATGACTCGCGACTCGCGATCGTCATGGACGGCCGGGGCGTGATCGGTGCGGTTGCGGCGATCCCGTTCTTCACACGATACGAGGAGGCGCTGGCGCTATGGAATGGATTCGGCTGAAAGCCCGGGTGCTTGAGACAGGCTCCGTTCGCCTCTCCGGCGAGCCTTCAGACGAATACGTATCCCGCTCCGCCGCCGGCCCCTCGGCTGGCACGCCCGGCTCTCTCTTCTTCTCTCCCGGCGGCAGCCGGCCTTCCGGCGGCGGCCGGCGTCTCCGGGCCGGCATCGATGATGACAGCCCCATCGAGATCGTTCACCGGGGTGGCGGCGCGGCCGACCTCCTCGTCGACGGCGAAGTCGTCGCCGGCCGGCTCGAACCCGCCGCCCTCCACTGTCCCCGGCAGGCCTACATCACCGTCAGCGGGACCTGCATCTTCCGGTGCCGCTACTGCCCGGTGCCGGACCTCCCCGGCCGGCGGAAAGGAGTCGACGAGATCGTCCGGATGGTCGAGAGCGTCGCCGATCGGGTCGACGGCATCTCGATCACAAGCGGCGTCGCCTCCTCGATCAAGGAGGAGGAGGCATACGTCCTCGAGGTCGTCTCGGCGCTCCGCTCGTTCGGTCTTCCCATCGGGGTCTCGATCTACCCCGGGCCCGAGACCCCCGCCCGGCTCCACGCCCTCGGCGTCGCAGAGGTGAAGTTCAACATCGAGGCGGCGACCCCCGAACTCTTCCGCAAGATGTGCCCCGGCCTCTCGTGGGAAGGGATCCGGGAGTCGCTCTCGGCTTCCGTCGCGCTCTTCGGGCGCGGGAGGGTCTACTCGAACGTCATCGTCGGCCTCGGGGAGACCGACGACGACCTGGAGCGGGTGATGGAAGACCTCGCCGCCATCGGCGTTATCCCGGTTCTCCGCCCGCTCACCCCGGCGGCTGCTCTCGCCGACCGCCCTCGCCCCGCCGCCGAACGGCTGCTCGCGCTCTTCGAGATTCAGGGGAGGATCCTTCACCGGGCCGGGCTCGACCCCTGCCGGGCGCTGACGATGTGTGCGGCATGCACCGGGTGCGATCTTACGCCCGGGAGGGACGGATGAAGGGCTCGGAAGCGCTCGCCCGGGCGATCCGGCAGTCGGCTGACCGCTGCTACGCCGTCCCCGGCTACCCGGTATCGGAGGTTGCCGCCCTGGCGGGGGCCTCGAACACCGTCAACGAAAAGACGGCGCTCGAGTACGCCCTCGGCGACTCCCTCTCCGGGCGGAGGGCGGCCGTGATCGTCAAGCACGTCGGCCTCAACGCCTGTGCCGACCCGCTCGTTCACGCCACCGCCCAGGGTCTCCGGTCGGGCGTCGTGGTGGTCGTCGGCGACGATCTCCGCGCAGCGGCTTCAGACGTCGTGCAGGACTCCCGCTACTACGGCGAGGTGGCCCGGGTTCCGGTGCTGGAACCGGACGGCGAGACGCTCGCCCCTGCCATTGAGGCGGCGTTCGAGGCCTCGGAGGAGTTCTCGCGCATCGCGATCGTCAGGGTGACGCCCGACCGCCTGGATGCGGATGTGCCGGACGCCCCCGTTGACCGGAGCGACCGGGAGGGATGCCTCGCCGACCCGGATCTCACGATGGCCGGACGGGCGCATGCCGCTGACCTGCGAACCGCCGCGATGTTTGCCTGGTCGCGGTCATCGCCGCTCAACCGGCTCTCCGGGAGAGAGGGCCGCATCGTCACCGTCTACCCGCCCCCGGCCGCCCCGGAGATGCTCGCCTCGCTCCATGAGACCGGCCGCCCCTTCCTCGGGGAGCACCGCCTGCTCGCCCCACCCGAACCCGGCGGGGAGCCGGAGCGGTTCTCCACCCGGGGCTACTCGCGGATGTTCTGCCGGAACTGCCCGTTCCATCCGGCGCTCGCCCTCCTCCGCGAACGCGGCCTACGGGCGGCCTGCGACGCCGGGTGCGCCATCCTCGCGATGAACCCGCCGTACCGCATCGGCATCGCCACCTATGGCCTCGGCTCGTCGGTCGCCGTGGCGGCGACCGGTCCGGGCGTCGCGCTCATCGGCGACTACGCGCTTCTGCACTCGGGCCTGAACGCCCTCATCGACGTCTACGAGCGCAAACTCCCGCTCCTCTGCATCGTCTTTGCGAACAACCGGATGGGGATGACCGGCGGTCACCCTGTCCCCGAGATCCTTCGCTACATCGCCTGGGCGGACCCGGTCGTCTGCGCCGCAGACGACACCGCGGCGCTTTGCCGGGCGCTCGTCCCGCCCCTGGATGGCCCCAGGACGGTTGTGATCGAAGGCATCTGCCCTGAAGGTGAGACCCATGAAACCCTGGCATATCGAGATCTGTGACGTAACGCTGCGAGACGGGGAGCAGACTCCCGGCGTCTCGTTCACCCGTGATGAGAAGATGACGATCGCGCACGCGCTCGACGAGATTGGCGTGGAGGTGATCGAGGCC from Methanoculleus chikugoensis encodes the following:
- the fhcD gene encoding formylmethanofuran--tetrahydromethanopterin N-formyltransferase, with protein sequence MELNGVTIDDTYAEAFPTWVARPIITAVTEEWAYKAAVEAVGFATSTIGCPAEAGIDCFVSPDETPDGRPGYAIMICASKKKLKEQVVERLAECILTAPTTAVFDGLSDVVAEVPEKLPVKLHFFGDGYEEKREVGGRTVWAIPIMEGEYIGEEEFGAVKGVAGGNFFIMGENQMAALMAAQAAVDAISGVCGVITPFPGGIVASGSKVGSKKYKFMGASTNEAYCPTLKDKVEGSKVPEGVKAIYEIVIDGVDEDSIKTAMAEGIRAATKVPGVKFISAGNFGGSLGPFKFDLKDVLADYL
- the mmp11 gene encoding methanogenesis marker protein 11, translating into MERLSDPYTIRYPQIVAVADESGGQVELVEFFDCTGGAMWVKRHYAQSPLVRSVRTVGSTNRYLLATGSADLALEGSVFPAGIAAVIVEGDEIAVTYRGLGGGGVGASVCRAGARGVIRCVSDPAGGGRLAGSTVWLPRLERVIVGIDDTDTPEEGATWTLAHNIARAVEDDRSRYLSHTIVQLYPVPYRTKNCVAIACEFATSDPAGLIRNYRDLLEEYTLSDETGMAVWRGFDPSPLEEFGCRVKRGEVSAADLAALDDSRLAIVMDGRGVIGAVAAIPFFTRYEEALALWNGFG
- a CDS encoding thiamine pyrophosphate-dependent enzyme, translated to MKGSEALARAIRQSADRCYAVPGYPVSEVAALAGASNTVNEKTALEYALGDSLSGRRAAVIVKHVGLNACADPLVHATAQGLRSGVVVVVGDDLRAAASDVVQDSRYYGEVARVPVLEPDGETLAPAIEAAFEASEEFSRIAIVRVTPDRLDADVPDAPVDRSDREGCLADPDLTMAGRAHAADLRTAAMFAWSRSSPLNRLSGREGRIVTVYPPPAAPEMLASLHETGRPFLGEHRLLAPPEPGGEPERFSTRGYSRMFCRNCPFHPALALLRERGLRAACDAGCAILAMNPPYRIGIATYGLGSSVAVAATGPGVALIGDYALLHSGLNALIDVYERKLPLLCIVFANNRMGMTGGHPVPEILRYIAWADPVVCAADDTAALCRALVPPLDGPRTVVIEGICPEGETHETLAYRDL
- a CDS encoding tRNA(Ile)(2)-agmatinylcytidine synthase, with product MITLTPDDVRARFGRLFSMKFLTMVDQNAGLAEIREHCRARGTIEWDAANRVRAKGAVESCHVEGTTMTMLARLGVSPAKFGAAGREIGGQALEGVEVVGDEVVTTWSGIAGAGVGVAACLPQAPGVIRAEYPTEDDLKIGGARVCRVRIVSPLYEKVTIGIDDTDTREEGATWVLALKCAEACTIPGVEYLDMRLVQLNPAVPKKTTNCVGSALNFAVRPGKVDELLEYVRDFVESGAVSNDTGIAVYRGIAFAGESPYLKRVKTELLTVDDAEAEAARMGVRFIDSTGRKGRIGALGAVLWGNKGVEAAGLYGETL
- a CDS encoding radical SAM protein, whose amino-acid sequence is MEWIRLKARVLETGSVRLSGEPSDEYVSRSAAGPSAGTPGSLFFSPGGSRPSGGGRRLRAGIDDDSPIEIVHRGGGAADLLVDGEVVAGRLEPAALHCPRQAYITVSGTCIFRCRYCPVPDLPGRRKGVDEIVRMVESVADRVDGISITSGVASSIKEEEAYVLEVVSALRSFGLPIGVSIYPGPETPARLHALGVAEVKFNIEAATPELFRKMCPGLSWEGIRESLSASVALFGRGRVYSNVIVGLGETDDDLERVMEDLAAIGVIPVLRPLTPAAALADRPRPAAERLLALFEIQGRILHRAGLDPCRALTMCAACTGCDLTPGRDG